A region from the Cryptosporangium arvum DSM 44712 genome encodes:
- a CDS encoding AfsR/SARP family transcriptional regulator, which translates to MSTAGLVQVSVLGPIEVTVAGQPLALGGPGRRALIATLALDVGTVVGVPRLLEAIWGDDPPATATTKLQGHVCALRQGLVRLGGPRAARVVRTRRPGYVLCAPDATTDLDAFENLVRQARNSPLPSGAARRAAALEQALLLWRGDACTDLSSPWVAAVAASLDERRRRATEDLAEARLALGEHDAVIDAMQSLVQLTPYRERAWEHLISAHLERGDFASALAVHDQLCRILAGDLGTAPGVRISRLIGAIRRPRADSTSLAER; encoded by the coding sequence GTGAGCACCGCCGGGCTGGTACAGGTGTCGGTGCTCGGCCCGATCGAGGTCACCGTCGCCGGGCAGCCGCTCGCGCTCGGCGGACCCGGCCGCCGTGCCCTGATCGCGACGCTCGCGCTGGACGTCGGCACCGTCGTCGGTGTCCCCCGTCTGCTGGAGGCGATCTGGGGCGACGATCCACCGGCGACGGCGACGACCAAACTGCAGGGGCACGTCTGCGCGCTCCGCCAGGGGCTGGTGCGGCTCGGCGGGCCGAGGGCGGCGCGGGTCGTGCGCACCCGACGCCCCGGCTACGTGCTCTGCGCGCCGGACGCCACCACGGATCTCGACGCCTTCGAGAACCTCGTGCGGCAGGCCAGGAACAGCCCGCTCCCGTCCGGCGCGGCGCGGCGCGCGGCCGCACTGGAGCAGGCTCTGCTGCTCTGGCGCGGGGACGCGTGTACCGACCTCTCCTCCCCCTGGGTGGCCGCGGTCGCCGCGTCGCTGGACGAACGTCGCCGGCGGGCCACCGAGGACCTCGCGGAAGCGCGTCTCGCGCTCGGCGAGCACGATGCCGTCATCGACGCGATGCAGTCCCTGGTGCAGCTGACGCCCTACCGGGAGCGCGCCTGGGAGCACCTGATCAGTGCTCATCTGGAGCGCGGCGACTTCGCGTCCGCGCTCGCGGTGCACGACCAGCTCTGCCGGATCCTCGCCGGAGATCTGGGCACCGCTCCGGGAGTACGCATCAGCCGCCTGATCGGCGCGATCCGCCGCCCCCGGGCCGATAGCACATCGTTAGCGGAACGTTAA
- a CDS encoding ABC transporter ATP-binding protein, with protein MTPRSARGIRRAATIFRRALGIYVGAAPWAAAVSVGVMVVAGLAPVAVAWSTRAIVDGLSAQDSTRIWAGVLGFGALAVVTPVVSHLSGYVRSETERRVTVRTQVELFSAVSANPGLTELEDSTYHDRLRLAREASQFAPAQLSMVFLGVGQDVITIVGFAVPLLRWSWVVGLLILLATVPTFVAQARLARLRGAMMERVAPIFRRQAFYAALLLDMRAAKEIRLFGLSGFFRGRMIRELRSAQRQEREQDRLALGVDSGLAALTGLVSLAALGVFVREVAGGRATIGDLVVVIAALGALQMSVSSLVQQIANLGETLIMFGHYVDVTAGARRSAAASSLPPAPRLRDALEFDDVWFRYAADHDWVLRGLTLRIPRGTSLALVGSNGAGKSTVVKLLCGFYGPTRGVVRWDGVDISTYDPASVRARIGAAFQDFMTYDLSAHENIALGDLDGLDDTDRVRAAADTAGLDDTLRKLPRGYDTLLTRAFSDDDAGFRSTGVVLSGGQWQRIALARAALRVEADVLVLDEPSAGLDVEAEHEVHRRLTALREKRTSLLISHRLNTVRDATAIAVLQEGRITELGTHRELMACGGHYADLFRLQASGYDDTRADRIAP; from the coding sequence ATGACCCCCCGGTCGGCGCGAGGGATCCGCCGGGCCGCGACGATCTTCCGGCGCGCGCTGGGGATCTACGTCGGAGCGGCGCCGTGGGCCGCCGCGGTGAGCGTCGGTGTGATGGTGGTTGCCGGCCTGGCACCGGTGGCCGTGGCCTGGTCCACCCGCGCGATCGTCGACGGGCTGTCCGCTCAGGACAGCACCCGGATCTGGGCCGGCGTGCTCGGCTTCGGAGCGCTCGCGGTCGTGACGCCGGTGGTCTCCCATCTCTCCGGATACGTGCGCTCGGAGACCGAACGACGGGTGACGGTACGGACACAGGTCGAGCTGTTCAGCGCCGTGTCGGCGAATCCCGGCCTGACCGAGCTCGAGGACAGCACCTACCACGACCGCCTCCGCCTCGCCCGCGAGGCCAGCCAGTTCGCGCCCGCCCAGCTGAGCATGGTCTTCCTCGGCGTCGGTCAGGACGTGATCACGATCGTGGGGTTCGCGGTTCCGCTGCTGCGCTGGTCCTGGGTGGTCGGTCTGCTCATTCTTCTCGCCACCGTGCCGACGTTCGTCGCCCAGGCCCGGCTGGCCCGGCTCCGCGGCGCCATGATGGAGCGGGTCGCACCGATCTTCCGTCGCCAGGCCTTCTACGCCGCGCTCCTCCTGGACATGCGCGCCGCCAAGGAAATCCGGCTGTTCGGCCTGAGTGGGTTCTTCCGCGGCCGGATGATCCGTGAGCTCCGCTCGGCGCAGCGCCAGGAACGGGAGCAGGACCGGCTCGCGCTGGGCGTCGACAGCGGACTGGCCGCGCTGACCGGGCTGGTGTCGCTGGCCGCGCTCGGAGTGTTCGTCCGGGAGGTCGCCGGCGGACGGGCCACCATCGGCGACCTCGTCGTCGTGATCGCTGCGCTGGGCGCACTCCAGATGTCGGTGTCCAGCCTGGTGCAGCAGATCGCCAACCTCGGAGAGACCCTGATCATGTTCGGGCACTACGTGGACGTCACCGCCGGAGCACGCCGATCCGCGGCCGCCTCCTCCCTCCCGCCCGCTCCCCGGCTGCGCGACGCGCTGGAGTTCGACGACGTCTGGTTCCGGTACGCGGCCGATCACGACTGGGTGCTGCGTGGCCTGACGCTCCGGATCCCGCGCGGCACGTCGCTGGCCCTGGTCGGGAGCAACGGCGCCGGGAAGTCGACGGTGGTGAAACTGCTCTGCGGCTTCTACGGACCGACCCGCGGCGTCGTTCGCTGGGACGGCGTCGACATCAGCACCTACGATCCGGCGTCGGTGCGGGCCCGCATCGGCGCCGCCTTCCAGGACTTCATGACCTACGACCTGTCGGCGCACGAGAACATCGCCCTCGGAGACCTGGACGGGCTCGACGACACCGACCGGGTGCGTGCAGCGGCGGACACCGCCGGTTTGGACGACACGCTCCGGAAGCTCCCCCGGGGCTACGACACCCTGCTGACCCGCGCCTTCTCCGACGACGACGCGGGCTTCCGCAGCACCGGCGTCGTGCTCTCCGGTGGCCAGTGGCAACGGATCGCCCTCGCCCGGGCGGCACTGCGTGTGGAGGCCGACGTCCTGGTCCTCGACGAGCCGTCCGCGGGCCTCGACGTCGAGGCCGAACACGAGGTCCATCGGCGGCTCACCGCGCTCCGGGAGAAGCGGACCAGCCTCCTCATCTCCCACCGCCTGAACACCGTGCGCGACGCTACCGCCATCGCCGTGCTCCAGGAGGGACGGATCACCGAGCTGGGCACCCATCGGGAGCTCATGGCGTGCGGCGGCCACTACGCCGACCTCTTCCGCCTGCAAGCCTCCGGATACGACGACACGCGCGCCGATCGGATCGCGCCGTGA
- a CDS encoding TlpA family protein disulfide reductase: protein MAILSVIVAVLTALVLVDLVLSAAIIRRLRETEAALIDLRTPPDTGLPVGATIPDFSTGDDGLSRDDLAGGPALVAFFSTGCSHCPAQAARLASRADELTGDGTRVVSVLTVSEGRADNLSPVLEKTGTLVTESDPGYLTAVFGETATPSFLLFDADGRLTRRGHELSDVLGDG, encoded by the coding sequence ATGGCAATCCTCTCCGTGATCGTGGCCGTCTTGACGGCCCTCGTTCTCGTCGACCTCGTGCTCAGCGCGGCGATCATCCGCCGCCTGCGTGAGACCGAGGCGGCCCTGATCGACCTCCGCACCCCTCCGGACACCGGGTTACCGGTCGGAGCGACCATCCCGGACTTCAGCACCGGCGACGACGGGCTGAGCCGCGACGACCTCGCGGGCGGCCCCGCACTCGTCGCGTTCTTCTCCACCGGCTGTTCGCACTGCCCGGCGCAGGCCGCGCGCCTGGCGTCGCGCGCGGACGAACTCACCGGTGACGGCACCCGGGTGGTCAGTGTGCTGACCGTGTCCGAGGGCCGGGCCGACAACCTCAGCCCCGTGCTCGAGAAGACCGGAACCCTCGTCACCGAGAGCGACCCGGGTTACCTGACGGCGGTCTTCGGCGAGACGGCGACGCCCAGCTTCCTGCTCTTCGACGCGGACGGCCGGCTCACGCGCAGAGGCCACGAACTGAGCGACGTGCTGGGTGACGGATGA
- a CDS encoding MauE/DoxX family redox-associated membrane protein, giving the protein MRVVVATVALVVIGVLSVSLFSKLRSRGDFRDFVGGLGALRVVPGRWAPPLAALAVVAEAAVLGALVWPGGLVAGLAGATLLFGGFTAALSVAVGRRATTGCHCFGVSSTPVARRHVARSGVLAAASLVALGGAVTTSTERVTGLPAAQLIVAFAAAGFLVASLVWLDELLWLFRRPASPS; this is encoded by the coding sequence ATGCGCGTCGTTGTCGCCACGGTGGCACTAGTGGTCATCGGGGTTCTTTCGGTATCCCTCTTCAGCAAACTCCGCAGCCGTGGCGATTTCCGCGATTTCGTCGGCGGGCTCGGTGCACTCCGGGTCGTTCCCGGCCGCTGGGCGCCTCCACTGGCCGCACTGGCCGTGGTGGCCGAGGCGGCGGTGCTCGGTGCCCTCGTGTGGCCCGGCGGCCTCGTCGCCGGGCTGGCCGGAGCCACCCTTCTCTTCGGCGGCTTCACCGCCGCGCTGTCCGTCGCCGTGGGGCGGCGCGCCACCACCGGCTGCCACTGCTTCGGGGTGTCCAGCACCCCGGTCGCCCGACGTCACGTGGCGCGGAGCGGTGTTCTCGCTGCCGCTTCCCTCGTCGCACTCGGCGGTGCCGTGACCACCTCGACCGAGCGAGTGACCGGCCTGCCGGCGGCTCAGCTGATCGTCGCGTTCGCAGCCGCCGGATTCCTCGTCGCGTCCCTCGTCTGGCTCGACGAGTTGCTCTGGCTCTTCCGCCGCCCGGCCTCGCCTTCCTGA
- a CDS encoding S26 family signal peptidase has translation MWTTKSAVRAVLPTALAATLGVLVGGTLVARRRLLVIDVVGDSMSPVYDHGDRLLVRRTRRFRVGDVVIAHHQVGGRRTLPPGSLATSWLVKTLAALPGDAVPPSVAAAVGSDRLIVPPGSVVLLGAHPASADSRLWGLVPAEDLAGVVITRLGSAPSP, from the coding sequence TTGTGGACGACGAAGTCCGCGGTCCGCGCGGTGCTGCCGACGGCCCTGGCGGCGACGCTGGGTGTCCTCGTCGGAGGCACTCTGGTGGCGCGCCGGCGATTGCTCGTGATCGACGTCGTCGGCGACAGCATGTCGCCGGTCTACGACCACGGTGACCGGCTCCTGGTCCGCCGGACCCGTCGGTTCCGGGTCGGCGACGTGGTGATCGCCCATCATCAGGTCGGTGGCCGGCGAACGCTGCCACCCGGATCACTGGCGACGAGTTGGCTGGTCAAGACGTTGGCGGCGCTGCCAGGAGATGCCGTGCCGCCCTCCGTCGCCGCCGCGGTCGGCAGTGACCGGCTGATCGTGCCGCCCGGTTCGGTGGTTCTGCTCGGCGCGCACCCGGCGAGTGCGGACTCGCGACTGTGGGGATTGGTCCCGGCCGAGGACCTCGCCGGTGTGGTGATCACCCGGCTGGGTTCCGCGCCGTCGCCCTGA
- a CDS encoding TIM-barrel domain-containing protein, translated as MRRLVEQGVDCFKTDFGERIPLDVRWSDGADPDGMHNRYAQLYNEAVADVLSDARGAGDVVLFARSATTGGQRLPVHWGGDSTSTFASMAETLRGGLSLALSGFGFWSHDIGGFEGTPDPTVFVRWVQFGLLSSHSRLHGSGSYRVPYAFGDEAERITREFLRLRYSLMPYLWATGRQAAERGLPVIRPMALEFPDDPGAAYCDRQYMLGADLLVCPVFDPDGAVEYYLPPGRWTDWWTGDVTHGPAWRTDEYPLDRIPLWVRGPAVIPMTTRVDRPDHEWLDSLELRVFPAGGGAAVKQVTVTDEAGREATWQVTIDDEFLAAVGADGAPEFSFSDAGQRVGVSREGRARLPRRAGTPG; from the coding sequence TTGCGCCGGCTGGTCGAGCAGGGCGTCGACTGTTTCAAGACCGACTTCGGCGAGCGCATCCCGCTCGACGTCCGGTGGAGCGACGGAGCGGACCCGGACGGTATGCACAACCGGTACGCGCAGCTGTACAACGAGGCGGTGGCCGACGTGCTGTCGGACGCCCGCGGCGCCGGTGACGTCGTCCTGTTCGCGCGGTCCGCCACGACCGGTGGGCAACGTCTGCCGGTGCACTGGGGCGGGGACAGCACCTCGACCTTCGCCTCGATGGCCGAGACCTTGCGCGGCGGTCTCTCGCTCGCGCTCAGCGGGTTCGGGTTCTGGAGCCACGACATCGGCGGCTTCGAGGGAACCCCCGATCCCACCGTGTTCGTCCGGTGGGTCCAGTTCGGCCTGCTGTCGTCGCACAGCCGCCTGCACGGCAGCGGTTCGTATCGGGTGCCCTACGCCTTCGGTGACGAGGCCGAGCGGATCACCCGCGAGTTCCTGCGCCTGCGCTACTCGCTGATGCCCTACCTGTGGGCGACCGGCCGGCAGGCGGCCGAACGCGGCCTGCCGGTCATCCGCCCCATGGCGCTGGAGTTCCCGGACGATCCCGGCGCCGCGTACTGCGACCGCCAGTACATGCTCGGGGCCGATCTCCTGGTCTGCCCGGTGTTCGATCCGGACGGTGCCGTGGAGTACTACCTCCCGCCGGGCCGATGGACCGACTGGTGGACCGGCGACGTCACGCACGGCCCGGCCTGGCGCACCGACGAGTACCCGCTGGACCGCATCCCGCTGTGGGTGCGGGGACCGGCCGTCATTCCGATGACCACGCGGGTGGACCGCCCCGACCACGAGTGGCTCGACTCGCTGGAGCTGCGTGTCTTCCCGGCCGGTGGCGGGGCCGCGGTGAAGCAGGTGACCGTGACCGATGAAGCCGGACGGGAGGCGACCTGGCAGGTGACCATCGACGACGAGTTCCTCGCGGCCGTTGGCGCTGACGGAGCACCCGAGTTCTCCTTCTCGGACGCCGGTCAGCGGGTCGGCGTCTCGCGCGAGGGCCGCGCCCGACTCCCGCGGCGTGCCGGGACCCCCGGCTGA
- a CDS encoding VOC family protein: MEYAIEVIVLPVSDVDRAKAFYTALGFREDVDYRGPDGFRVVHVTPPGSAASIVIGSGITEQTPGSSQAVHLVVDDIRAARADLEARGARPSAVFHDAGGVFHHAGVVDRVPGPHPDRQSYGSFLSFTDPDGNLFVVQEVTTRRPGRVDRVVYRSVDEVEKALIDAARAHGEYEKEIGRADENWPAWYAAHLARAAGLGA; encoded by the coding sequence ATGGAGTACGCGATCGAAGTGATCGTCCTGCCGGTTTCCGACGTCGACCGCGCGAAGGCCTTCTACACCGCACTGGGCTTCCGGGAGGACGTCGACTACCGCGGGCCCGACGGGTTCCGGGTCGTGCACGTCACTCCGCCGGGTTCGGCGGCGTCGATCGTCATCGGCAGCGGGATCACCGAGCAGACGCCGGGGTCGTCGCAGGCCGTGCACCTCGTCGTGGACGACATCCGGGCCGCCCGGGCCGATCTCGAGGCCCGCGGCGCCCGGCCGAGTGCGGTCTTCCACGACGCGGGCGGTGTCTTCCACCACGCCGGGGTGGTGGACCGTGTCCCCGGCCCGCATCCCGACCGGCAGTCGTACGGGTCCTTCCTGTCGTTCACCGACCCGGACGGGAACCTGTTCGTGGTGCAGGAGGTCACCACGCGCCGTCCGGGCCGCGTCGACCGCGTCGTCTACCGGTCGGTGGACGAGGTGGAGAAGGCTCTGATCGACGCCGCCCGCGCGCACGGCGAGTACGAGAAGGAGATCGGGCGGGCGGACGAGAACTGGCCGGCCTGGTACGCCGCCCACCTGGCCCGGGCGGCCGGGCTCGGCGCCTGA
- a CDS encoding SRPBCC family protein yields MSTIRMSKTTTATPEQLVAGITDFGPGRSTLFSASADDRLQVHDQGPTRADVTEGSGGVWERLRYDWSDPHRIVMTTIDSNLWGGASGHTYTLTRRADGMTVLDAVVVREGKNLKGKIVGFLLGTVAKGQLDKALGNTVKAIEARYAPRG; encoded by the coding sequence ATGTCGACGATTCGCATGAGCAAGACCACCACCGCCACACCGGAGCAGCTCGTCGCCGGGATCACCGATTTCGGGCCCGGCCGTTCCACGCTCTTCAGCGCCAGCGCGGACGACCGGCTCCAGGTGCACGACCAGGGCCCCACCCGGGCCGACGTGACCGAAGGGTCCGGCGGCGTCTGGGAGCGGCTCCGGTACGACTGGTCGGATCCGCACCGCATAGTGATGACGACGATCGATTCGAACCTGTGGGGCGGGGCCTCGGGCCACACCTACACGCTCACCCGGCGCGCCGACGGGATGACCGTGCTGGACGCCGTCGTCGTCCGGGAGGGGAAGAACCTGAAGGGAAAAATCGTCGGATTCCTGCTCGGGACGGTCGCGAAGGGCCAGCTCGACAAGGCGCTCGGCAACACCGTCAAGGCCATCGAGGCCCGCTACGCCCCACGGGGGTGA
- a CDS encoding helix-turn-helix transcriptional regulator produces the protein MLLGRGRECEALDGLLRDVRAGRSRVLVLRGDAGIGKSALLDHVAGRAAAGRVVRVAGVEVESDIAYSGLQQLCGPLLPHLGALPGVQAAALSTALGLSAGSAPELLPLGLAVLSLLAEAASERPVVVVVDDAHWLDRMSGLILGFVARRLDAEAVALIFATRQPSDEPTLGGLPELRIGGLPDGPARTLLNSVLPEPVDAAVRERILAEARGNPLALLELPRGSTSAELAFGFGGHRPTPIAGRVDEGFRQRIAALPAETRVLLLTAAVEPTGDVPLLLRALQLLGVKISAAEPAATAGLLELGAGVRFRHPLVRSASWRSADATLLRAVHAALADATDPADDPDRRAWHRGHATLEPDEEVAGELVAAADRALARGGRAAAASFLERAVVLTPDPQRRAARVLAAARAHLGAGAAEAVADLLAAAELGPLDARQRAEAGRLRASAAFLVDPSGRSGPPLLDAAAGLATLDEAAARETAVMAFVAVLQGGRSGDPDAVRRTAEAAGTLPRGDDPAGRLVDGLVAWSLDGPGPAAPRLSAALETITAADDPEVLWLSASVALDLLDQAALDRLTRRGLDSARRTGARSGLPGALSGRSEALLAAGRLVEARSLLDEARTIAEATGRPSHLGTEALVAAHQGREKDAEEAIAAAERAAASTGVGRLIGVAALSGAVLRNGLGHFPAALAAARVGTAFPELSLYPRVLSELAEAASRAGVPAAVTEARDRLAERAAAGTPWALGAHAVAEALTGPAPAAEEWFRAAIAHFDVDLLAFPQARARLLYGEWLRREGRRVDARAALRAAHEAFAAMGAEAFADRAARELTATGEIVRKRSADARDELTSQEAQIARLALAHRTNAEIAAMMYLSPRTVEWHLRKVFTKLGITSRRELAAVLEG, from the coding sequence GTGCTGCTGGGGCGGGGGCGCGAGTGCGAGGCCCTGGACGGTCTGCTGCGTGACGTCCGGGCGGGGCGGAGCCGGGTGCTGGTGCTGCGCGGCGACGCCGGCATCGGGAAGAGCGCCCTCCTGGACCACGTGGCCGGGCGGGCCGCGGCGGGCCGGGTCGTCCGCGTCGCCGGCGTCGAGGTCGAGTCCGACATCGCCTACTCGGGGCTCCAGCAGCTGTGCGGCCCGCTGCTGCCGCACCTCGGCGCGCTGCCCGGCGTCCAGGCCGCGGCGCTGAGCACGGCGCTCGGGCTGAGCGCCGGGAGCGCGCCGGAGCTGCTCCCGCTCGGTCTGGCGGTGCTGAGCCTGCTCGCCGAGGCCGCGTCCGAACGGCCGGTCGTCGTCGTGGTCGACGACGCGCACTGGCTGGACCGGATGTCCGGGCTCATCCTCGGCTTCGTCGCCCGCCGCCTGGACGCCGAGGCGGTGGCGCTGATCTTCGCGACCAGGCAACCGAGCGACGAGCCGACGCTCGGCGGGCTGCCCGAGCTCCGGATCGGCGGATTGCCCGACGGCCCGGCCCGGACGCTGCTGAACTCCGTGCTGCCCGAACCGGTCGACGCGGCGGTGCGGGAGCGGATCCTCGCCGAGGCCAGGGGGAATCCGCTCGCGCTGCTCGAACTGCCCCGGGGATCGACGTCGGCGGAGTTGGCGTTCGGGTTCGGCGGTCACCGACCCACGCCGATCGCCGGCCGCGTCGACGAGGGCTTCCGGCAGCGGATCGCCGCGCTGCCGGCCGAGACCCGGGTCCTGCTGCTGACCGCCGCGGTCGAACCGACCGGCGACGTCCCGCTGCTGCTGCGCGCACTCCAGCTGCTCGGCGTCAAGATCTCCGCGGCCGAACCGGCGGCCACCGCGGGCCTGCTCGAGCTGGGGGCGGGTGTGCGGTTCCGTCATCCGCTCGTCCGGTCGGCGAGCTGGCGTTCCGCCGACGCCACGCTGTTGCGTGCGGTCCACGCGGCGCTGGCCGACGCCACCGACCCGGCCGACGACCCGGATCGCCGGGCCTGGCACCGCGGCCACGCGACGCTCGAGCCGGACGAGGAGGTGGCGGGCGAGCTGGTGGCCGCCGCCGACCGGGCGCTGGCCCGGGGAGGCCGGGCCGCGGCCGCCTCGTTCCTCGAACGCGCGGTGGTGCTCACCCCGGATCCGCAGCGGCGGGCCGCCCGGGTGCTCGCGGCCGCGCGTGCCCACCTCGGTGCCGGGGCCGCCGAGGCGGTGGCCGATCTGCTCGCCGCGGCCGAGCTCGGCCCGCTCGACGCGCGCCAGCGGGCCGAGGCCGGGCGGCTCCGCGCCTCCGCGGCGTTCCTGGTCGACCCGAGCGGCCGGTCCGGGCCACCGCTGCTCGACGCGGCGGCCGGCCTCGCGACCCTCGACGAGGCCGCGGCGCGGGAAACCGCCGTGATGGCGTTCGTCGCCGTGCTGCAGGGCGGCCGCTCCGGTGATCCGGACGCGGTGCGCCGCACCGCCGAGGCGGCCGGAACGCTTCCGCGCGGAGACGATCCGGCCGGGCGGCTGGTGGACGGTCTGGTCGCCTGGAGCCTCGACGGGCCCGGACCGGCCGCGCCCCGGCTGTCCGCGGCGCTGGAGACGATCACCGCCGCCGACGATCCGGAGGTGCTCTGGCTGTCGGCGTCGGTGGCGCTGGACCTCCTGGATCAGGCGGCGCTGGACCGGCTCACCCGCCGCGGCCTGGACTCCGCGCGCCGGACCGGAGCACGGTCGGGCCTTCCGGGCGCGCTGTCCGGCCGGAGCGAGGCGCTGCTGGCCGCCGGTCGGCTCGTGGAGGCGCGGAGCCTTCTCGACGAGGCGCGCACGATCGCCGAGGCCACCGGTCGCCCGAGTCACCTCGGCACCGAGGCGCTCGTCGCCGCCCATCAAGGCCGGGAGAAGGACGCCGAGGAGGCGATCGCGGCGGCCGAGCGGGCCGCCGCGTCGACCGGGGTGGGCCGCCTGATCGGGGTCGCGGCGCTGAGCGGGGCGGTCCTCCGCAACGGCCTGGGTCACTTCCCGGCCGCGCTGGCCGCCGCTCGGGTCGGCACGGCGTTTCCCGAGCTGTCGCTCTACCCGCGGGTGTTGAGCGAGCTGGCCGAGGCCGCGAGCCGGGCCGGGGTGCCCGCCGCCGTGACCGAGGCCCGCGACCGGCTCGCCGAACGGGCCGCCGCCGGGACGCCGTGGGCGCTCGGTGCCCACGCGGTGGCGGAAGCGCTGACCGGCCCGGCGCCGGCAGCGGAGGAGTGGTTCCGGGCGGCGATCGCGCACTTCGACGTCGACCTGCTGGCGTTTCCGCAGGCCCGGGCGCGGTTGCTCTACGGCGAGTGGCTGCGCCGGGAGGGCCGCCGGGTCGACGCCCGCGCGGCGCTGCGTGCCGCCCACGAGGCCTTCGCGGCGATGGGGGCGGAGGCGTTCGCCGACCGCGCCGCCCGGGAGCTGACGGCCACCGGCGAGATCGTGCGCAAACGTTCCGCGGACGCGCGCGACGAACTGACGTCGCAGGAGGCGCAGATCGCCCGGCTGGCGCTGGCCCATCGCACCAACGCGGAGATCGCCGCGATGATGTACCTGAGCCCGCGCACGGTCGAGTGGCACCTGCGCAAGGTCTTCACCAAGCTCGGGATCACGTCCCGCCGGGAGCTGGCGGCCGTCCTGGAGGGCTGA
- a CDS encoding TIGR03618 family F420-dependent PPOX class oxidoreductase yields the protein MPLPDDLLEVLRGKAICFVTTLMPDGSPQISQTWADTDGKHVLINTVDTHQKARNIGRDPRVAIGIADPAAPLRSWALRGTVVAAETSGARQNLEELSQKYIGRPYPNYGGGEQQRVLLTIEVDRVHTP from the coding sequence ATGCCACTTCCCGACGATCTGCTCGAGGTTCTCCGCGGGAAGGCGATCTGCTTCGTCACCACGCTGATGCCCGACGGCTCGCCCCAGATCTCGCAGACCTGGGCCGACACGGACGGCAAGCACGTCCTCATCAACACGGTCGACACCCACCAGAAGGCCCGCAACATCGGCCGCGACCCGCGCGTCGCGATCGGGATCGCCGACCCGGCCGCACCCCTGCGGTCCTGGGCGCTGCGCGGCACCGTCGTCGCCGCCGAGACCAGCGGCGCCCGGCAGAACCTGGAAGAGCTGTCCCAGAAGTACATCGGCCGCCCGTACCCCAACTACGGCGGCGGCGAGCAGCAGCGTGTCCTCCTCACGATCGAGGTGGACAGGGTCCACACCCCCTGA
- a CDS encoding TetR/AcrR family transcriptional regulator encodes MSDPKPPLRRDAERNRQLLLRAAYELMATEGVGVPYEDIARAAGTGMGTMYRRFPQRQDLLDALFSDHIDTVTDLAEQAARSDDAWAGLTWFLERQLELEAQSRGLGELLRSRNQATESVRRAHDRMTPLVAGLIDRAVRAGQLPAGATPADFAAAHVMVGSVLDASRASAPELWRRALVVVLAGLRHADLSGDPPDETVIDLLYHDKQK; translated from the coding sequence GTGTCCGATCCGAAACCGCCGCTGCGACGCGACGCCGAGCGCAATCGTCAGCTGCTCCTGCGCGCCGCGTACGAGCTGATGGCCACCGAGGGCGTCGGCGTCCCGTACGAGGACATCGCCCGCGCCGCCGGTACCGGGATGGGCACGATGTACCGGCGTTTCCCGCAGCGGCAGGATCTGCTCGACGCCCTGTTCAGCGACCACATCGACACGGTGACCGACCTCGCCGAGCAGGCCGCGCGCTCCGACGACGCCTGGGCCGGGCTCACCTGGTTCCTCGAGCGGCAACTCGAACTGGAGGCGCAGAGCCGCGGGCTGGGAGAACTTCTCCGGAGCCGGAATCAGGCCACCGAGTCGGTACGTCGCGCCCACGATCGCATGACCCCGCTCGTGGCCGGCCTCATCGACCGCGCCGTACGCGCCGGGCAGCTCCCCGCCGGGGCCACCCCGGCCGACTTCGCCGCGGCGCACGTGATGGTGGGCAGCGTGCTGGACGCGTCCCGCGCCTCCGCTCCGGAACTCTGGCGGCGCGCGCTCGTCGTCGTCCTGGCCGGCCTGCGCCACGCCGATCTCTCCGGCGACCCGCCGGACGAGACGGTCATCGATCTCCTGTACCACGACAAGCAGAAATAA